A stretch of the Paenibacillus dendritiformis genome encodes the following:
- a CDS encoding vWA domain-containing protein — protein MQKSADSDESSIGAAASSESAGTASRDMGEDGAPLYHESHPDNVPDDAKHRQRDFRKKRNQEAREAAAQSIHQGIRLIVHHPDVLDEHRQEYARLSQELMPVVREMARQALPLLEYESSSEWARNRYYGSKFVADSIACRDYKHFAKRRPPTEFPSLAVGLRVDESASMSAFGRLEAAKRAALAVYEFCRMCEIPVFIYGDTADAARLEQMSIFAYTDGETADPEDRFRLMGMRARSNNRDGLALRILGDRLASAPQQTKLLISISDGQPKAMDDYTGSRAIRDMQQTIAEYERKGVAVLAAAIGQDKEVISQIYGAERFLDMTNLQELPVKLVRIIARYM, from the coding sequence TTGCAAAAGTCGGCGGATAGCGACGAAAGCTCTATTGGCGCAGCGGCTTCCAGCGAATCAGCCGGTACGGCAAGCCGGGATATGGGAGAGGACGGGGCTCCCCTGTATCATGAGTCCCATCCGGATAACGTGCCGGATGACGCGAAGCACCGGCAGCGGGATTTTCGGAAAAAGCGGAATCAAGAGGCCAGAGAGGCGGCGGCGCAGTCGATTCATCAAGGGATCAGGCTCATCGTTCATCATCCGGACGTCCTGGATGAGCATCGTCAGGAATATGCACGCCTGAGCCAGGAACTGATGCCTGTCGTACGGGAAATGGCCAGACAGGCGCTTCCGCTGTTGGAGTATGAGAGTTCTTCGGAATGGGCGAGGAACCGGTATTACGGCAGCAAATTTGTAGCCGACAGCATCGCCTGCCGCGATTATAAGCATTTCGCCAAGCGGCGTCCTCCGACGGAGTTCCCGTCCCTGGCCGTCGGCCTGAGAGTGGACGAGTCGGCATCGATGTCCGCCTTCGGCAGGCTTGAAGCCGCCAAGCGCGCGGCGCTCGCCGTCTACGAATTTTGCCGAATGTGCGAGATACCTGTCTTCATCTACGGGGACACGGCCGATGCTGCCCGCCTGGAGCAGATGTCGATATTTGCTTATACCGACGGAGAGACGGCGGATCCCGAAGATCGGTTCAGGCTGATGGGGATGCGGGCCAGAAGCAATAACCGGGACGGCCTCGCTCTACGCATCCTCGGAGATCGGTTGGCTTCCGCTCCGCAGCAGACCAAGCTGCTGATCAGCATCAGCGACGGCCAACCGAAAGCGATGGATGACTACACGGGAAGCCGGGCGATCCGGGACATGCAGCAGACCATCGCCGAGTATGAGCGGAAGGGAGTGGCCGTGCTGGCCGCCGCCATCGGCCAAGATAAAGAGGTCATTAGTCAAATCTATGGAGCCGAGCGATTTTTGGATATGACGAATTTGCAAGAGCTCCCGGTCAAGCTGGTCCGCATCATCGCCCGGTATATGTGA
- a CDS encoding DMT family transporter, with product MIIVNYLLVCLIFGTTFLAIKIGVDVSAPPFLSAGIRFFIAGALLFGWMMWRKKASLPLLLHKDMLLTGIGLTFGTFAALYWGEQYVASGVAAVLSATGPMMILILQLIMLRQKPSARSLLGCLAGLFGVFLLIAPSLTLSASLGLLIGSIVIIAGEAFYASGALYSKRVTQRFPESSPIALNAAQMIYGGLLLILLSACTERWHVQSLLSAQALGSLLYLIIIGSMIGHSLFYWLVAKTGPVFASTWLYVSPLVAIAIGVLLYGESVTWMTGIGAITVIAGTVLVNWDSLQKLFRKPRTKEAPLQEAHSRS from the coding sequence ATGATCATCGTGAATTACTTACTCGTCTGTCTTATCTTTGGCACAACCTTTCTCGCCATCAAAATCGGCGTCGATGTCTCTGCCCCGCCGTTTCTATCGGCCGGAATCCGCTTCTTCATCGCAGGGGCGCTGTTGTTCGGCTGGATGATGTGGAGGAAAAAAGCAAGCCTGCCGCTCCTGCTGCATAAAGATATGCTGCTTACCGGCATCGGACTCACTTTCGGCACCTTTGCCGCCTTGTATTGGGGCGAGCAATATGTCGCTTCGGGAGTCGCGGCCGTCTTATCGGCTACGGGCCCGATGATGATTCTGATCCTGCAGCTCATCATGCTGCGCCAAAAACCGTCCGCCCGGTCTCTGCTTGGCTGTCTTGCCGGATTATTCGGCGTTTTCCTGCTCATCGCGCCAAGCCTTACGTTATCCGCCAGTCTCGGGCTGCTCATTGGCAGCATTGTCATTATTGCCGGAGAGGCGTTCTATGCATCGGGCGCGTTGTACTCCAAACGGGTTACGCAGCGTTTCCCGGAGTCGTCGCCGATTGCGCTGAATGCGGCGCAGATGATATATGGCGGATTACTGCTGATCTTGCTGTCCGCTTGCACAGAGCGGTGGCATGTTCAGAGCCTGTTGTCCGCGCAAGCGCTCGGATCGCTGCTCTATCTGATCATTATCGGTTCGATGATCGGGCACAGCCTGTTCTATTGGCTGGTGGCCAAGACGGGCCCGGTCTTCGCCTCTACTTGGCTGTATGTATCCCCGTTGGTCGCCATTGCCATCGGTGTCCTTCTCTATGGAGAATCGGTCACTTGGATGACAGGAATCGGTGCCATCACCGTCATTGCAGGTACCGTGCTTGTCAATTGGGACAGCTTGCAGAAGCTGTTCCGGAAGCCCCGGACGAAAGAGGCGCCCCTTCAGGAGGCTCACTCCCGATCTTAA
- a CDS encoding PLP-dependent aminotransferase family protein, giving the protein MLYRQVYDHIMARMERGEWNAHDKLPSIRCLALELGVNRLTVFKAYQLLKQSGKAYVKEKSGYYVCSEAGSLLARGHDEQQKPPSSAVQMNSELSDIHKVTAAYQFSQAVIDPNLLPNLFLSEYVKKVFDIYPKLMGIYSTPQGDEELREVLSQYLMGHYRVHLHPSEVLITTGAQQAIDLLARIFIRPMDAILVERPTYSAGLDIFRAQGARLIPVAFAPAGYDMDMVEMLMKRHRPRFFYMNPTFHNPTGYTLPTVQRKQLVELAERYRCVLIEDDAFHDMYFEERPPQPLFTYDTEGWVVYLRSFSKYVAPGLRICAVYGRPSVIGPLIAAKSLADNGNPLVTQKIFLHYFQSERMRQHLEKLRIALQIRRDIMEEELAAASIDWRWSTPEGGLNIWLRLPDTVPASDLFHESIRQSISFVPGQICDPLHEMQPWIRLTYSVMNEEQLRVGVQRLADIAERIQKR; this is encoded by the coding sequence ATGCTTTATAGACAAGTGTACGATCACATCATGGCGCGAATGGAACGGGGGGAATGGAATGCGCATGACAAGCTTCCTTCGATTCGCTGTCTTGCCCTTGAATTGGGGGTGAACCGGCTGACGGTGTTCAAAGCCTACCAACTGCTCAAACAGAGCGGAAAAGCTTATGTCAAGGAGAAATCGGGCTATTATGTCTGCTCCGAAGCCGGGAGTCTGCTTGCTAGGGGGCATGATGAACAACAGAAGCCCCCATCCTCCGCCGTTCAAATGAACAGTGAGCTGTCCGACATTCACAAGGTAACGGCCGCCTATCAATTTTCCCAAGCGGTGATCGACCCGAATTTACTGCCGAATCTGTTTCTATCCGAGTATGTGAAAAAGGTATTTGACATCTACCCGAAGCTTATGGGGATCTATTCCACTCCGCAGGGGGATGAAGAGCTGCGCGAGGTCCTGAGCCAGTATCTGATGGGCCATTACCGGGTTCATCTGCACCCAAGCGAGGTGTTGATCACGACTGGGGCGCAGCAGGCGATCGACTTGCTGGCCCGAATCTTTATCCGGCCAATGGATGCCATATTGGTTGAACGCCCGACATACAGCGCGGGGCTTGATATATTCCGGGCGCAGGGAGCCCGATTGATTCCGGTCGCGTTTGCTCCCGCAGGCTACGACATGGACATGGTCGAAATGCTGATGAAGCGGCATCGGCCGCGATTTTTCTATATGAATCCTACGTTCCACAATCCGACGGGCTATACCTTGCCGACCGTGCAGCGCAAGCAGCTCGTCGAGCTGGCCGAACGTTACCGCTGCGTGCTGATAGAAGACGATGCGTTTCACGATATGTATTTTGAAGAACGGCCGCCGCAGCCTTTATTCACCTATGATACCGAAGGATGGGTAGTCTATCTCCGCAGCTTCAGCAAGTATGTGGCGCCGGGGTTGCGGATATGCGCCGTATATGGGCGTCCGTCGGTCATCGGGCCTTTGATCGCCGCCAAATCGCTGGCTGACAACGGAAACCCGTTAGTTACGCAAAAAATATTTTTGCATTATTTTCAGTCGGAACGGATGCGGCAGCATTTGGAAAAATTGCGAATTGCCCTTCAGATCCGAAGAGATATTATGGAGGAGGAATTGGCAGCCGCGTCTATTGATTGGCGGTGGTCCACTCCGGAGGGGGGGCTGAATATATGGCTTCGGCTTCCGGATACGGTTCCCGCCTCCGATCTATTTCACGAGAGCATCCGGCAATCTATTTCCTTCGTTCCCGGTCAAATCTGCGACCCGCTTCATGAGATGCAACCCTGGATTCGGCTGACCTATTCAGTGATGAATGAAGAGCAATTGCGCGTTGGCGTGCAGCGGCTTGCAGACATTGCGGAGCGGATTCAAAAGCGGTGA
- a CDS encoding multidrug effflux MFS transporter, giving the protein MQRKISTPSLWLLIVLVGFPQISETIYTPSLPDIASHLQASGNLIQLTLSIYFLGFACGVFCWGRLSDSIGRRPALLWGIFVYGLGSLGCSLSPSAGWLLVSRFIQAFGASTGSVVTQTILRESIDGAKRHAVFAQISAALAFTPAIGPLIGGWIDQALGFRAVFVTLVVMSIAIFMYTLAALPETRVSAAAKISTWAVAQRLVSDRRIWAFGFLIGATNGILFSYYAEAPFIFIEFFRMTPGMFSFFGILVAMSSIFGAMLSKKMVARFPAERIIRMGCTVTAAGAACLAGLALYGIRPSAVFLVLMAACIFILLLGIGMAIPNCLSLALVHYGDVLGTAGAIFGLGYYVVVSLITSGMSYLHNDSLLTMPAYFLALALMMLLISRQAARH; this is encoded by the coding sequence GTGCAAAGAAAAATCTCAACGCCATCATTATGGTTGCTCATTGTTTTAGTCGGTTTTCCGCAGATTAGCGAAACGATATATACGCCGTCCTTGCCGGATATCGCCAGTCATCTCCAGGCAAGCGGCAACCTGATTCAACTGACGCTCAGCATCTACTTCCTCGGCTTCGCCTGCGGCGTGTTTTGCTGGGGAAGGCTCTCGGATTCCATCGGGCGGCGTCCCGCATTGCTATGGGGAATCTTCGTCTATGGACTGGGAAGCTTGGGCTGTTCCCTGTCTCCTTCGGCGGGATGGTTATTGGTGAGCCGCTTCATTCAGGCCTTTGGCGCCAGTACCGGATCCGTCGTGACGCAGACGATCTTGCGCGAGAGTATCGATGGAGCCAAGCGTCATGCCGTATTTGCTCAAATATCGGCTGCGCTTGCCTTCACGCCGGCAATCGGGCCCTTGATCGGCGGGTGGATCGATCAAGCGCTTGGCTTCCGGGCGGTGTTCGTCACGCTCGTCGTGATGAGCATCGCGATTTTCATGTACACGCTGGCGGCTCTGCCCGAGACAAGAGTGTCCGCCGCGGCGAAGATTAGCACATGGGCGGTGGCCCAGCGCCTCGTGTCGGACCGGAGAATATGGGCCTTCGGTTTTCTCATCGGCGCCACCAATGGCATCTTGTTCAGCTACTATGCCGAAGCGCCGTTTATTTTTATTGAATTTTTTCGGATGACCCCGGGGATGTTCAGTTTTTTCGGTATTTTGGTAGCGATGTCTTCCATATTCGGGGCGATGTTGTCGAAAAAAATGGTCGCGAGATTTCCGGCAGAACGCATCATCCGGATGGGCTGTACCGTGACGGCGGCCGGAGCTGCATGCCTTGCAGGTCTCGCTCTGTATGGAATCAGACCGTCCGCTGTCTTCTTGGTGCTCATGGCAGCCTGCATCTTTATCCTCTTGCTGGGGATAGGGATGGCCATTCCGAACTGCCTGAGCTTGGCGCTCGTCCATTATGGCGATGTGCTTGGTACGGCGGGCGCGATTTTCGGATTAGGCTACTATGTGGTGGTCAGTCTGATTACGAGCGGGATGAGTTACTTGCACAATGATTCTTTACTCACGATGCCCGCTTATTTTCTCGCCCTGGCCCTCATGATGCTCCTGATCAGCCGTCAAGCGGCGAGACACTAA
- a CDS encoding phosphotransferase family protein, producing MKEDFQVPFARSLKEFWQQEHEAVPGDVRERINPYREQILALVDSVEKRSERLKNSNIRLALCHTDIPPWNMMQSGQQLVLIDWEGLKLAPVEADMMFLVDEPFFESFIRIYRKRHPDYAVDADALQFYQGRRKLEDILEFLEQLVYDGQDAPATEETLAHLNEELRDLSNSIATYVK from the coding sequence TTGAAGGAAGATTTTCAAGTTCCGTTTGCCCGGTCGTTGAAGGAATTTTGGCAGCAGGAGCATGAAGCGGTTCCCGGCGATGTGCGAGAACGGATCAATCCTTATCGGGAGCAGATTTTGGCCCTGGTTGACAGCGTAGAGAAGCGATCGGAACGTCTAAAAAACAGCAACATCCGATTGGCTCTCTGCCATACGGACATCCCCCCCTGGAATATGATGCAGTCCGGGCAGCAGCTTGTGTTGATCGACTGGGAAGGCCTGAAGCTGGCCCCCGTGGAGGCAGACATGATGTTTTTGGTTGATGAACCCTTCTTTGAATCCTTTATCCGCATATACCGGAAGCGGCATCCGGATTATGCCGTCGACGCCGACGCATTGCAATTTTATCAAGGCAGACGCAAGTTGGAGGATATTTTGGAATTCCTCGAACAGCTTGTCTATGACGGCCAAGATGCGCCGGCAACAGAGGAGACCTTAGCCCATTTGAACGAAGAACTGCGAGATCTGAGCAATTCGATAGCCACATACGTAAAATAG
- a CDS encoding CPBP family intramembrane glutamic endopeptidase produces the protein MQKKNSRWTWRELAALLALEFVFVIFVIKYPVQSIYEQWLGNPLYSGTLTGLTIAITLLIGLYVVALRPHNLSWADLGVKHFPGEVWRRIPFWTLILIVLSLAAVYLTGLLGNPVENSKTESLQQHVSLFTIAIAIAAAGIVSPFYEEIFYRGFIYQWLRARTGIGRAIMISSLIFTAAHFPTTNAMPVNFISGVVLAWTYERTGSAVPGMIVHGVFNTIAVLLTALS, from the coding sequence ATGCAGAAGAAAAACAGCCGCTGGACATGGCGGGAACTGGCAGCATTGCTTGCGTTGGAATTCGTCTTTGTGATATTCGTGATCAAATACCCGGTGCAGTCGATCTATGAGCAGTGGCTGGGTAATCCGCTTTATTCCGGAACGTTAACCGGGCTTACGATCGCGATTACGCTATTGATTGGGCTTTATGTTGTTGCGTTGCGGCCGCACAATTTGTCGTGGGCGGATCTGGGGGTAAAGCATTTTCCGGGAGAAGTGTGGCGGAGGATTCCGTTCTGGACGCTGATTCTTATCGTATTGAGCCTCGCGGCCGTCTACCTCACCGGCCTTCTTGGCAACCCGGTGGAGAACAGCAAGACAGAGAGTCTGCAGCAGCATGTCTCGCTCTTTACCATCGCGATCGCGATTGCCGCGGCAGGTATCGTATCTCCTTTTTATGAAGAAATCTTTTACCGGGGCTTTATATATCAATGGCTGCGGGCGCGTACCGGCATTGGGCGGGCGATCATGATTAGCTCGCTCATCTTTACCGCAGCTCATTTCCCTACAACGAATGCGATGCCCGTAAATTTTATTAGCGGCGTCGTGCTTGCCTGGACCTATGAGCGGACAGGTTCAGCCGTGCCCGGCATGATCGTCCACGGCGTGTTCAATACGATTGCCGTGCTGTTAACAGCGTTAAGCTAA
- a CDS encoding FAD/FMN-containing dehydrogenase has translation MALAPWSWFMGMGAAGAYAASADNNAGGDRSGFEQMLPFAKQMHPGLSDQQIERMYDSCHNGNGMGRGMMSNSQWRGSMMNFN, from the coding sequence TTGGCGTTAGCGCCTTGGTCTTGGTTCATGGGGATGGGAGCAGCCGGCGCATATGCGGCATCGGCCGATAATAATGCGGGCGGTGACCGCAGCGGCTTTGAACAGATGCTGCCGTTCGCGAAGCAAATGCACCCCGGCCTCTCGGATCAACAGATTGAACGGATGTACGACAGCTGTCACAACGGCAATGGCATGGGACGGGGAATGATGAGCAATTCTCAGTGGCGCGGCAGTATGATGAATTTCAATTAA
- a CDS encoding response regulator transcription factor, which produces MDRAKILIVDDEPDILQVIKAYLEKNDYLVYEADTGKGALSLWEHLRPDLIILDLMLPDMSGEEICRTIRKTSNVPILMLTAKSSEDDMVNGILIGADDYIMKPFSPRELVVRVIGLLRRAQLPVAPQQEKPLSFCNNDLSIDPQRHEVKVRGGSVSLTPIEFKLLELLAKNPKRAFSRLELVNLIQGDTFEGFERTIDVHIKNIRQKIGDNPRKPTFIATVFGVGYKFQVNPDE; this is translated from the coding sequence ATGGATCGCGCAAAAATTTTGATTGTCGATGATGAGCCTGATATCCTTCAAGTCATTAAAGCCTATCTGGAGAAAAATGATTATCTGGTGTATGAAGCGGATACCGGGAAGGGAGCGCTGAGTCTGTGGGAGCATCTGCGGCCTGACCTGATCATATTGGACTTGATGCTGCCTGACATGTCCGGCGAAGAAATCTGCAGAACCATCCGCAAGACATCCAACGTTCCCATCCTGATGCTGACCGCCAAAAGCAGCGAGGATGATATGGTGAATGGAATTCTGATCGGAGCAGACGATTATATTATGAAGCCATTCAGCCCCAGAGAGCTGGTGGTGCGGGTGATTGGCTTGTTGCGCAGAGCGCAGCTTCCTGTCGCGCCGCAGCAAGAAAAGCCTCTTTCCTTCTGCAATAACGATCTGTCCATTGATCCCCAACGGCATGAAGTGAAAGTCAGGGGGGGGTCTGTCTCGCTCACGCCCATTGAATTCAAATTGCTTGAGCTTCTGGCGAAGAATCCAAAGCGAGCATTCAGCCGCCTGGAACTCGTTAACCTTATCCAAGGGGACACGTTTGAGGGATTCGAGCGCACGATCGATGTTCATATTAAAAACATTAGGCAAAAAATAGGGGATAACCCGAGAAAACCGACATTTATCGCGACGGTTTTCGGCGTCGGATACAAATTTCAGGTGAATCCGGATGAATAA